Proteins encoded by one window of Pseudomonas sp. LS44:
- a CDS encoding glutathione S-transferase family protein: protein MITLFQFPAALDVPNPSPFCLKVETFLRFTGLDYQVKALRNPGKGPKGKLPFIKLDDEVVADSAIILRTLQERLALGIDSHLDAAGRGRALAITRLCDEHLAQLMVYFRWVDDAGWAELKPAFFGSLPMPLRALVPNLVRSKIRKALLAQGLARHSGEELLAFAREDLQALSDMLGAAPYFGGLQPCSADASTFGVLANLIHCSLSNSLSQLAREYPVLVAYCERVRDKFWA from the coding sequence ATGATCACCCTGTTCCAATTTCCCGCCGCTCTCGATGTCCCTAACCCCAGCCCGTTCTGCCTCAAGGTGGAAACCTTCCTGCGCTTCACCGGCCTGGACTATCAGGTCAAGGCGTTGCGCAATCCCGGTAAGGGGCCGAAGGGCAAACTGCCGTTCATCAAGCTCGATGACGAAGTGGTCGCCGACTCGGCAATCATCCTGCGCACCCTGCAGGAGCGCCTGGCGCTGGGTATCGACAGCCACCTGGACGCCGCCGGACGTGGCCGTGCGCTGGCCATCACGCGGCTGTGCGACGAGCACCTGGCGCAGTTGATGGTGTATTTCCGCTGGGTCGACGATGCCGGCTGGGCCGAGCTCAAACCGGCGTTCTTCGGCAGCCTGCCGATGCCGCTGCGCGCGCTGGTACCGAACCTGGTGCGCAGCAAGATTCGCAAAGCGTTGCTGGCCCAAGGCCTGGCGCGTCACTCCGGCGAGGAACTGCTGGCCTTTGCCCGCGAGGACCTGCAGGCGCTCAGCGACATGCTTGGCGCCGCACCGTACTTCGGCGGCCTGCAGCCGTGCAGTGCAGACGCCTCTACTTTTGGTGTGCTGGCCAACCTGATCCATTGCAGCCTGAGCAATTCGCTCAGCCAACTGGCGCGCGAGTATCCGGTGCTGGTCGCCTACTGCGAGCGCGTGCGCGACAAGTTCTGGGCATGA
- a CDS encoding alpha/beta hydrolase, translating into MSDTLILQPTLNADASVIWLHGLGADRYDFLPVAEALQQRLLSTRFVLPQAPNRAVTINGGYTMPSWYDILAMSPARAINNQQLEASAQQVINLIEAERDSGIDPARIFLAGFSQGGAVVLHTAFLRWQGPLGGVLALSTYAPTFAADLSVADNKKQLPVYCLHGTFDDVVQPAMGRTAYDYLIAQGVPASWQEYPMAHEVLSEEVRDIGTWLTARLG; encoded by the coding sequence ATGAGCGATACATTGATACTTCAGCCCACACTTAACGCCGACGCCAGCGTCATCTGGCTGCATGGTCTGGGCGCTGACCGCTACGATTTCCTGCCCGTGGCCGAAGCCCTGCAGCAACGCCTGCTCAGCACCCGCTTCGTCCTGCCGCAAGCGCCGAACCGCGCCGTGACCATCAACGGCGGCTACACCATGCCCAGCTGGTACGACATCCTCGCCATGAGCCCGGCACGGGCGATCAACAATCAGCAGTTGGAGGCCTCGGCGCAGCAAGTCATCAACCTGATCGAAGCCGAGCGCGACAGTGGCATCGACCCCGCGCGGATCTTCCTCGCCGGCTTCTCTCAGGGTGGCGCAGTGGTGCTGCACACCGCCTTCCTGCGCTGGCAAGGCCCGCTTGGCGGGGTGTTGGCGCTGTCCACCTATGCGCCCACGTTCGCCGCCGACTTGAGCGTCGCGGATAACAAAAAGCAACTTCCGGTTTACTGTTTGCATGGCACATTCGACGACGTGGTGCAGCCTGCGATGGGTCGCACCGCGTATGACTACTTGATCGCCCAGGGCGTCCCGGCGAGCTGGCAGGAATACCCGATGGCGCACGAAGTGCTGTCCGAAGAGGTGCGCGATATTGGCACCTGGCTGACCGCGCGACTGGGCTGA
- a CDS encoding glutathione S-transferase family protein yields MHELILHHYPTSPFAEKARLLLGFKQLSWRSVQISPVMPKPDLTALTGGYRKTPVLQIGADIYCDTALIARRLEAQQSVPALFPQGQAFTIASFAQWVDSVVFQHAVSLVFQPQSIAVRFGNLPPETVKAFIADRAALFSGGSAKSVPAAVALHNWPTLMGRLVQQLDEAPGDFLFGEPSLADISLAHCLWFLKATPVTAPLVDDYPLVAQWLDRVLSFGHGSASALSAAEAIEIARAATPAALPDEVFVDPNGFHAGQAVAIAATDYGVDPVVGELLFAGREELILRREDERAGLVHVHFPRLGFSIQAQ; encoded by the coding sequence ATGCATGAGCTGATCCTGCACCACTATCCGACCTCGCCATTCGCCGAAAAGGCCCGCCTGCTGCTCGGCTTCAAGCAGCTCTCGTGGCGTTCGGTGCAGATATCTCCGGTGATGCCCAAGCCCGACCTGACGGCCTTGACCGGCGGCTATCGGAAAACCCCGGTTCTGCAAATTGGCGCAGACATCTACTGCGATACCGCGTTGATCGCCCGGCGTCTGGAAGCCCAGCAGTCCGTCCCGGCGCTGTTCCCGCAAGGCCAGGCATTCACCATTGCCAGCTTCGCCCAGTGGGTCGACTCGGTGGTCTTCCAGCATGCGGTGAGCCTGGTGTTTCAGCCGCAGTCCATTGCCGTGCGCTTTGGCAATCTGCCGCCGGAGACGGTCAAGGCGTTCATCGCTGACCGCGCTGCGCTGTTCAGTGGCGGTAGCGCCAAGAGTGTGCCGGCCGCAGTCGCGCTGCATAACTGGCCGACTCTGATGGGCCGACTGGTACAGCAACTGGACGAGGCACCCGGCGATTTCCTGTTTGGTGAGCCGTCCCTGGCGGACATTTCTCTCGCCCACTGCCTGTGGTTCCTCAAGGCCACGCCGGTGACTGCACCGTTGGTGGATGACTATCCGCTAGTTGCGCAATGGCTCGATCGCGTGCTCAGCTTTGGCCACGGTTCGGCGAGCGCGCTGTCGGCCGCTGAAGCGATCGAAATCGCTCGCGCGGCTACGCCGGCGGCACTACCGGATGAAGTGTTCGTCGACCCCAACGGCTTCCACGCCGGCCAGGCAGTGGCGATTGCCGCGACCGACTATGGCGTCGATCCGGTCGTCGGCGAGCTGCTGTTCGCCGGGCGCGAAGAGCTGATCTTGCGCCGCGAAGATGAGCGCGCCGGACTGGTTCACGTGCACTTCCCGCGCCTGGGATTCAGCATCCAGGCTCAGTAA
- a CDS encoding amino acid ABC transporter substrate-binding protein codes for MKMVKSTLAVLTAAAVLGVSSFAQAGATLDSVKKKGFVQCGISDGLPGFSYADAKGNYLGIDVDICRAVAAAVFGDANKVKYSPLTAKERFTALQSGEVDILSRNSTWTSSRDAAMGLNFTGVTYYDGQGFLVNKKLGVSSAKELDGATVCIQAGTTTELNLSDYFRANGLKYTPITYDTSDESAKSLEAGRCDVLTSDQSQLYAQRIKLGAPGDYVVLPEVISKEPLGPAVRQGDEEWFDIVRWTLFALVNAEELGLDSKNVVDTAKTTKNPDIARLLGGEGDFGKDLKLPKDWAVQIVKQVGNYGEVFDRNIGAGSELKIERGLNALWNKGGLQYAPPVR; via the coding sequence ATGAAGATGGTGAAATCCACCCTGGCTGTACTGACCGCTGCAGCGGTACTAGGCGTCAGCAGCTTCGCCCAGGCGGGCGCTACCCTGGACTCAGTGAAAAAGAAAGGCTTCGTGCAGTGCGGAATCAGTGACGGTTTGCCGGGCTTTTCTTACGCCGACGCCAAGGGTAACTACCTGGGTATCGATGTGGATATCTGCCGGGCCGTCGCAGCCGCTGTTTTTGGCGACGCCAACAAGGTCAAGTACAGTCCGCTGACCGCCAAGGAGCGCTTCACCGCGCTGCAGTCCGGCGAGGTCGACATCCTTTCGCGCAACAGTACCTGGACCAGCTCGCGTGATGCGGCGATGGGCCTGAACTTCACCGGTGTGACCTATTACGACGGCCAAGGTTTTCTGGTCAACAAGAAGCTTGGCGTATCCAGCGCCAAGGAACTCGATGGCGCCACCGTGTGTATCCAGGCGGGCACCACCACCGAGCTGAACCTCTCCGACTACTTCCGCGCCAATGGCCTGAAGTACACCCCGATCACCTATGACACCTCCGACGAAAGCGCCAAGTCGCTGGAAGCCGGGCGCTGCGACGTACTGACGTCCGACCAGTCGCAGTTGTACGCCCAGCGCATCAAGCTGGGCGCGCCGGGTGACTACGTGGTGCTCCCGGAAGTGATCTCCAAAGAGCCGCTTGGCCCGGCAGTCCGCCAAGGCGATGAGGAATGGTTCGATATCGTGCGCTGGACGCTGTTCGCCCTGGTCAATGCCGAGGAGTTGGGCCTTGATTCGAAGAATGTCGTCGACACCGCGAAAACCACCAAAAACCCGGATATCGCTCGTCTGCTGGGCGGCGAAGGTGACTTCGGCAAGGATCTGAAACTGCCGAAGGATTGGGCGGTGCAGATCGTCAAGCAAGTCGGTAACTACGGCGAAGTGTTCGATCGCAATATCGGCGCCGGTAGCGAACTGAAAATCGAACGTGGCCTGAATGCCCTGTGGAACAAGGGTGGTCTGCAGTACGCGCCGCCGGTGCGTTGA
- a CDS encoding GIY-YIG nuclease family protein, producing MSESIAKPWFVYLVRAANGALYCGISDDPQRRFAQHQSGKGARFFHSSPAQALVYVEACGAKGEALRRERAIKGMAKAAKEDLVLNGASIHHADAVESGQSAAQR from the coding sequence ATGAGCGAAAGCATCGCCAAACCCTGGTTCGTCTATCTGGTCCGCGCCGCCAACGGCGCGCTGTACTGCGGGATCAGCGACGATCCGCAGCGCCGTTTTGCCCAGCACCAGAGCGGCAAGGGCGCGCGTTTCTTTCATTCCAGCCCGGCGCAGGCGCTGGTGTACGTCGAGGCCTGCGGCGCCAAGGGCGAGGCGCTACGCCGCGAGCGGGCCATCAAGGGCATGGCGAAAGCCGCCAAGGAAGACCTGGTGCTCAATGGTGCAAGCATTCATCACGCTGATGCTGTGGAATCAGGGCAAAGCGCTGCGCAGCGCTGA
- a CDS encoding amino acid ABC transporter permease, protein MQSTAEVPRPRGSIWTDPKARAWVFQLIAVAIVVAFGWFLFHNTQVNLEKRGIVSGFDFLDQSAGFGISQHLIDYTERDTYGRVFVIGLLNTLLVSVIGIILATIIGFILGVARLSPNWLIRKLATVYIETFRNIPPLLQIFFWYFAVMLPMPGPRNSLSLADMFYVNNRGLYMPSPTRADGLWPFLIALFIAIVAIVIIYRWAKARREDTGARFPVLWSSLGLLIGLPALSILTFGSPFHWEVPQLTGFNFRGGWVVIPELVALLMALSIYTAAFIGETVRAGIQAVSHGQTEAARSVGLRPGQILRLVIVPQALRVIIPPLTSQYLNLAKNSSLAAGIGYPDMVSLFAGTVLNQTGQAIEVMAITMSVYLAISISISILMNWYNKRIALVER, encoded by the coding sequence ATGCAAAGCACTGCTGAGGTTCCGCGCCCGCGAGGTTCGATCTGGACCGACCCGAAGGCGCGCGCATGGGTCTTCCAGCTCATCGCCGTGGCGATCGTCGTGGCGTTTGGTTGGTTCCTGTTTCACAACACCCAAGTCAACCTGGAGAAGCGCGGCATCGTCTCCGGCTTCGACTTTCTCGATCAGAGCGCCGGCTTCGGCATCTCCCAGCATCTGATCGACTACACCGAGCGCGACACCTATGGCCGGGTGTTCGTCATCGGTCTGCTCAACACCCTGCTGGTCTCGGTGATCGGCATCATCCTGGCGACCATCATTGGCTTCATCCTCGGCGTGGCGCGGCTCTCGCCGAACTGGCTGATCCGCAAGCTGGCGACTGTCTATATCGAGACCTTCCGCAACATTCCACCGCTGCTGCAGATATTCTTCTGGTATTTCGCGGTGATGCTGCCGATGCCCGGGCCACGCAATAGCCTGAGCCTGGCGGACATGTTCTATGTCAACAACCGCGGGCTGTACATGCCATCGCCGACCCGCGCCGATGGTTTGTGGCCGTTCCTGATTGCGCTGTTCATCGCCATCGTGGCGATCGTCATCATTTACCGCTGGGCCAAAGCACGGCGCGAGGATACCGGTGCGCGGTTCCCGGTGTTGTGGTCGTCGCTGGGCTTGCTGATCGGTCTGCCGGCCCTGAGCATCCTCACGTTCGGCAGCCCATTTCACTGGGAAGTCCCGCAACTGACCGGCTTCAACTTCCGCGGCGGTTGGGTGGTGATTCCCGAGCTGGTGGCACTGTTGATGGCGCTGTCGATCTACACCGCGGCGTTCATCGGCGAGACCGTGCGCGCCGGCATTCAGGCGGTCAGCCACGGGCAGACCGAGGCGGCACGCTCGGTGGGACTGCGGCCGGGGCAGATCTTGCGCCTGGTCATCGTGCCGCAGGCCTTGCGGGTGATCATTCCGCCGCTGACCAGCCAATACCTGAACCTGGCGAAGAACTCCTCGCTGGCCGCCGGTATCGGCTATCCCGACATGGTCTCGTTGTTCGCCGGTACGGTGCTCAACCAGACCGGCCAGGCCATCGAGGTCATGGCCATCACCATGAGCGTGTACCTGGCCATCAGCATCAGCATTTCCATATTGATGAACTGGTACAACAAGCGCATCGCGCTGGTCGAGCGATGA
- a CDS encoding amino acid ABC transporter ATP-binding protein — MSEAIQKQPATGEPIIQLQGVNKWYGQFHVLKDINLNVRQGERIVLCGPSGSGKSTTIRCINRLEEHQQGRIVVDGTELTSDLKQIEAIRREVGMVFQHFNLFPHLTVLQNCTLAPMWVRQLPKRKAEEIAMHYLERVRIPEQALKFPGQLSGGQQQRVAIARALCMKPKIMLFDEPTSALDPEMVKEVLDTMVGLAHDGMTMLCVTHEMGFARTVADRVIFMDKGEIVEENEPTSFFDNPQNERTKLFLGQILH; from the coding sequence ATGAGCGAAGCGATTCAGAAGCAACCCGCCACCGGTGAGCCGATCATCCAGCTCCAGGGCGTGAACAAATGGTATGGCCAGTTCCACGTGCTCAAGGACATCAACCTAAACGTCCGCCAGGGTGAGCGCATTGTGCTGTGCGGGCCGTCCGGTTCAGGCAAGTCGACCACCATCCGCTGCATCAATCGCCTGGAAGAACACCAGCAGGGGCGTATCGTGGTCGATGGCACCGAGTTGACCAGCGACCTCAAGCAGATCGAGGCGATCCGTCGTGAAGTCGGCATGGTGTTCCAGCATTTCAACCTGTTCCCGCACCTCACCGTGCTGCAGAACTGCACCTTGGCGCCGATGTGGGTGCGCCAGCTACCCAAGCGCAAGGCCGAGGAAATTGCCATGCATTATCTGGAGCGGGTGCGCATTCCTGAGCAGGCGCTGAAGTTCCCGGGCCAGCTCTCCGGCGGCCAGCAGCAGCGCGTGGCGATTGCCCGCGCGCTGTGCATGAAGCCGAAGATCATGCTGTTCGACGAGCCGACCTCGGCGCTCGATCCGGAAATGGTCAAGGAAGTGTTGGATACCATGGTCGGCCTGGCGCACGATGGCATGACCATGCTCTGTGTGACCCATGAAATGGGTTTTGCCCGCACCGTGGCGGACCGGGTGATTTTCATGGACAAGGGCGAGATCGTCGAAGAAAACGAACCCACTTCCTTCTTCGACAATCCACAGAATGAGCGGACCAAACTGTTCCTCGGGCAGATCCTGCACTGA
- the pcsA gene encoding phosphatidylcholine synthase translates to MSATLTPFSKTKAWSVHAVTASGVILALLALLALLDNRPGDCLLWLGAALLVDGLDGTLARKFEVKEVLPQFDGSTLDLVIDYLTYVFIPAIFVYRFVPLPDYSALPAVGLILLSSLFCFCNVNMKSRDNYFVGFPAAWNVVAVYLYLLDFSPWTTLLGIIGLAALTLTRMKFLHPFRVRQFMPLNIAVTFVWMLCCAWLILVYPQRPVALLVVWLLASAYFLGICLWRSTREWFSP, encoded by the coding sequence TTGAGCGCCACCCTCACGCCCTTCAGCAAAACCAAGGCCTGGAGTGTCCATGCGGTCACCGCCAGCGGGGTGATTCTCGCGCTGCTGGCCTTGCTGGCGCTGCTCGACAATCGCCCAGGCGACTGCCTGTTATGGCTTGGCGCGGCGTTGTTGGTGGACGGGCTGGATGGCACGCTGGCGCGCAAGTTCGAGGTCAAGGAAGTGCTGCCGCAGTTCGATGGCAGCACCCTCGATCTGGTCATCGACTACCTCACCTACGTGTTCATCCCGGCGATCTTCGTCTACCGCTTCGTGCCGCTGCCGGACTACAGCGCGCTACCGGCGGTGGGGCTGATTTTGCTGTCGTCGCTGTTCTGCTTCTGCAACGTCAATATGAAGAGCCGCGACAACTACTTCGTCGGCTTTCCGGCCGCCTGGAACGTGGTGGCGGTGTATCTCTACCTGCTGGATTTTTCGCCCTGGACCACGTTGCTCGGCATCATCGGGCTGGCGGCTTTGACGCTGACCCGGATGAAATTCCTGCACCCGTTTCGCGTCCGGCAGTTCATGCCGCTGAATATCGCCGTCACCTTCGTGTGGATGCTGTGCTGCGCCTGGCTGATCCTCGTTTATCCGCAGCGTCCGGTCGCCTTGCTGGTGGTCTGGCTGCTGGCCTCGGCGTACTTTCTCGGTATCTGCCTGTGGCGCAGTACCCGCGAATGGTTCAGCCCGTAG
- a CDS encoding amino acid ABC transporter permease, whose amino-acid sequence MTTHTFKPDRPAPRTVFGPMAWLRDNLFASPLHVLLTALALYLLWLIVPPIINWAFLQADWVGSTRADCTGEGACWVFVKERFGQFMYGFYPSEQRWRVDLTVWVAIIGAAPLFLPMLRHKAWYGIGFLVIYPLLAYWLLHGGPGLEEVPTSRWGGLMLTLVIAYVGITGALPLGILLALGRRSDMPAIKVICVTTIEFWRGVPLITVLFMSSVMLPLFLPEGMGLDKLLRALIMVILFEAAYVAEVVRGGLQAIPKGQYEAASALGLGYWRSTGLVILPQALKLVIPGIVNTFIALFKDTSLVIIIGLFDLLNSIKQAATDPKWLGMSTEGYVFAALIYWVFCFSMSRYSMHLEHKLDTGHKR is encoded by the coding sequence ATGACGACACATACATTTAAACCCGACCGGCCGGCACCGCGTACCGTCTTCGGCCCCATGGCTTGGCTGCGCGACAACCTGTTCGCCAGCCCGCTGCATGTGTTGCTGACTGCATTGGCGCTGTATCTGCTGTGGCTGATCGTGCCGCCAATCATCAACTGGGCGTTCCTGCAGGCCGACTGGGTCGGTAGCACCCGTGCCGACTGTACGGGCGAGGGCGCCTGCTGGGTGTTCGTCAAGGAACGTTTCGGCCAGTTCATGTACGGCTTCTACCCCAGCGAGCAACGCTGGCGCGTCGATCTCACTGTGTGGGTGGCGATTATCGGCGCGGCGCCGCTGTTCCTGCCGATGCTGCGGCACAAGGCCTGGTACGGCATCGGTTTTCTGGTGATCTACCCGCTGCTGGCCTACTGGCTGCTGCATGGCGGGCCGGGCCTGGAAGAGGTGCCGACCAGCCGCTGGGGCGGCCTGATGCTGACCCTGGTGATCGCCTATGTCGGCATCACCGGCGCCTTGCCGCTGGGCATCCTGCTGGCCCTCGGGCGGCGTTCGGACATGCCGGCGATCAAGGTCATCTGCGTCACCACCATCGAGTTCTGGCGCGGGGTGCCGCTGATCACCGTGCTGTTCATGTCGTCGGTGATGCTGCCGCTGTTCCTTCCCGAAGGCATGGGCCTGGATAAGCTGCTGCGGGCGCTGATCATGGTGATTCTGTTCGAGGCCGCGTACGTCGCCGAAGTGGTGCGCGGCGGTCTGCAGGCGATTCCCAAGGGCCAGTACGAGGCCGCCAGTGCGCTCGGCCTTGGTTACTGGCGCAGCACCGGACTGGTGATCCTCCCGCAGGCGCTGAAGCTGGTGATTCCGGGGATCGTCAACACCTTCATCGCGCTGTTCAAGGACACCAGTCTGGTCATCATCATCGGCCTGTTCGACCTGCTCAACAGCATCAAACAGGCGGCTACCGATCCGAAATGGCTGGGCATGTCCACCGAGGGTTATGTATTCGCCGCGCTGATTTATTGGGTGTTCTGTTTCAGCATGTCCCGCTACTCCATGCATCTGGAGCACAAGCTGGACACCGGCCACAAGCGTTAG
- a CDS encoding DUF4344 domain-containing metallopeptidase, whose protein sequence is MAGLAPTASTARPQHGGRTRYPWLALLLLAGTLMAEPARQQPPLLSPLVSRFIVANTEFTMLHEMGHMLIAELDLPLFGREEDAADQLGMMIFYRVNQGVAKAELDADLLAIVDYWRLEWQRPRPRNEQVPAWDTHGLDEQRFYNIACLIYGSDPEQMEWVLRATGLPVERALYCDLEHQQARKALDWIRNHYRRVAIQGRPRIRMIYDPPPSNVPDAELLLEQLRQGGLEDMLRQVSRLFTPPRTLTVRIAACGSPDAWYNRDEAELTLCHERLQHFRELAETLPPQRRPGPELECTDAAKAMWDVLTEPGC, encoded by the coding sequence ATGGCCGGCCTCGCACCTACCGCGTCAACTGCCCGACCGCAACACGGCGGGCGCACCCGCTATCCCTGGCTGGCTCTGCTCCTGCTGGCGGGCACGCTGATGGCCGAGCCGGCACGGCAACAGCCGCCTCTGCTCTCGCCGCTGGTCAGCCGCTTCATCGTTGCCAATACCGAATTCACCATGCTCCACGAGATGGGCCACATGCTCATTGCCGAGCTGGATCTGCCGCTGTTCGGCCGCGAGGAAGATGCCGCCGACCAGCTCGGCATGATGATCTTCTATCGTGTGAACCAAGGCGTGGCGAAGGCGGAGCTTGATGCCGATTTGCTGGCGATCGTCGATTACTGGCGTCTGGAATGGCAGCGCCCGCGCCCGCGCAACGAACAGGTCCCGGCCTGGGATACCCACGGGCTGGACGAACAGCGTTTCTACAACATTGCCTGCCTGATTTACGGCAGCGATCCGGAGCAGATGGAATGGGTGCTACGGGCCACCGGCCTGCCGGTGGAGCGAGCCCTGTACTGCGACCTGGAACATCAGCAGGCGCGCAAGGCCCTCGACTGGATTCGCAACCATTACCGGCGAGTCGCCATCCAGGGGCGACCGCGCATCCGGATGATCTATGACCCACCGCCGAGCAACGTGCCGGATGCCGAGCTGTTGCTCGAGCAATTACGCCAAGGCGGCCTGGAGGACATGCTCCGCCAGGTCAGTCGGTTGTTCACCCCGCCGCGCACGTTAACCGTGCGCATCGCCGCCTGCGGCTCACCAGACGCCTGGTACAACCGCGATGAGGCCGAACTGACCCTGTGCCACGAGCGCTTGCAGCATTTCCGCGAGCTGGCGGAAACCCTGCCACCACAGCGTCGGCCGGGACCCGAGCTGGAATGCACGGACGCGGCCAAAGCGATGTGGGATGTCCTTACTGAGCCTGGATGCTGA
- a CDS encoding acyl-CoA synthetase produces the protein MDQTAIPAIASLRDTESIERISLPDRDMPASTYELLRRSAREHAEATALTFLLQGDGQEHPWQLSYAELFGKITQTANAFHRLGVRPDNAVSFLLPNLPHTHFTLWGGEAAGIVNAINPLLDAEHIAELIHASNSKVLVTLAPFPGTDLWAKVESLRGQLPELNAVIVVDMANYLPEPQRSALKAQRGPLPEGVLDFDELIAQCPADHLESGREIQADDIASYFHTGGTTGTPKLAPHTHRNEVAMAMVLSYAINFSERDITLCGLPLFHVNGVMVTGLAPFCVGAQVLLATPQGYRSTALIQNFWKIIERYKVTFFSGVPTIYAGLLQVPSDGHDLSSLRYALCGATPMPVELIRQFETKTGVKIIEGYGLTEGTCGSCGNPPAGERRAGSIGIRMPYCEVKIAVLDEQGGYRRDAQQNEIGNLCLRGITVFNGYLQADKNKGIWIDGDWFNTGDLGRIDADGYIWLTGRSKDLIIRGGHNIDPQMIEEALHKHPAVAMAAAVGKPDEKAGELPVAYVQLKPGAQVSEAELIAHAAAHVAEPPAVPKDVWIVESLPLTAVGKTFKPALRFDAIRRTFEARLQPLAAGIRVEVVADDCYGQLARIYVPQLTDALHASVKQTLAGFSVRAEIIAID, from the coding sequence ATGGACCAGACCGCCATTCCCGCCATCGCTTCGCTGCGCGATACCGAGTCGATCGAACGCATTTCCTTGCCGGATCGCGACATGCCGGCCAGCACCTACGAGCTGCTGCGTCGCAGCGCACGGGAGCATGCCGAGGCCACGGCGCTGACCTTCCTGCTGCAGGGCGATGGCCAGGAACACCCCTGGCAGCTGAGCTACGCCGAGTTGTTCGGCAAGATCACCCAGACCGCCAATGCCTTCCATCGTCTCGGGGTGCGGCCGGACAACGCCGTGTCATTCCTGCTGCCCAATCTGCCGCACACCCACTTCACCCTGTGGGGTGGCGAGGCGGCGGGCATCGTCAATGCGATCAACCCGCTACTGGATGCCGAGCACATCGCCGAGCTGATTCACGCCTCCAATTCCAAAGTGCTGGTGACCCTGGCGCCCTTCCCCGGCACCGACCTGTGGGCCAAGGTCGAGAGCCTGCGTGGCCAGCTGCCGGAGTTGAACGCGGTGATCGTGGTGGACATGGCCAACTATCTGCCCGAACCGCAGCGCAGTGCGCTCAAGGCGCAGCGCGGGCCGCTGCCGGAAGGCGTGCTGGACTTCGACGAGCTGATCGCCCAGTGCCCGGCCGATCACCTGGAAAGCGGCCGCGAAATTCAGGCCGACGACATCGCCAGCTACTTCCACACCGGCGGCACTACCGGCACGCCGAAACTGGCCCCGCATACCCACCGCAACGAAGTGGCGATGGCGATGGTGCTGTCCTATGCGATCAATTTCAGCGAGCGCGACATCACCCTCTGCGGCCTGCCGCTGTTTCACGTCAACGGCGTGATGGTCACCGGCTTGGCGCCCTTCTGCGTCGGCGCCCAGGTGCTGCTCGCCACGCCCCAGGGCTACCGCAGTACGGCCTTGATTCAGAACTTCTGGAAAATTATCGAGCGCTACAAGGTCACGTTCTTCAGCGGTGTGCCGACCATTTATGCCGGGCTGCTGCAAGTGCCGAGCGACGGCCACGACCTGTCCAGTCTGCGCTACGCGCTGTGCGGCGCCACGCCGATGCCGGTGGAACTGATCCGCCAGTTCGAGACCAAGACCGGGGTGAAAATCATCGAGGGCTACGGCCTCACCGAAGGTACCTGCGGCAGTTGCGGCAATCCGCCGGCGGGCGAGCGGCGTGCCGGCTCGATTGGCATCCGTATGCCGTACTGCGAGGTAAAGATCGCCGTACTCGACGAGCAAGGTGGCTATCGGCGCGATGCCCAGCAAAACGAGATCGGCAACCTGTGCCTGCGCGGTATAACCGTATTCAACGGCTATCTGCAGGCCGACAAGAACAAGGGCATCTGGATCGATGGCGACTGGTTCAACACCGGCGATCTGGGGCGCATCGATGCCGATGGCTACATCTGGCTGACCGGGCGCAGCAAGGATCTGATCATCCGCGGCGGCCACAACATCGACCCACAGATGATCGAAGAGGCGCTGCACAAGCATCCGGCGGTGGCCATGGCCGCGGCGGTCGGCAAACCCGACGAGAAAGCCGGCGAGCTACCGGTGGCGTATGTGCAGCTCAAGCCGGGCGCACAGGTCAGCGAGGCGGAACTGATCGCGCATGCCGCGGCGCATGTCGCCGAACCACCCGCGGTGCCCAAGGATGTGTGGATCGTCGAGAGTCTTCCGCTCACCGCAGTCGGCAAGACGTTCAAACCGGCGCTGCGCTTCGATGCCATTCGTCGCACATTCGAAGCGCGCTTGCAGCCACTTGCCGCAGGTATTCGCGTCGAAGTGGTCGCCGATGATTGCTACGGGCAGCTCGCTCGCATATACGTGCCGCAGTTGACTGATGCCCTGCACGCGAGCGTCAAGCAGACGCTTGCCGGCTTCTCGGTGAGAGCGGAAATCATCGCAATCGATTGA